The window tagaaatgatttaaaaaatcagatcttAGCTCAAGAAGATAATTAACAGTTACCctttattattcattaaaaatgaactttctaaaatattagtaaatcGCATTTTTAGCTCTGTTTTGAAATGTTGATACCAGTCaagtaacatttttcttctttgaatcttttcttgtaaaattagagttttctctttttctaaaacagCTGGAAGTTCATTCCAGTTCTTAATAAAGATAAAGGGAGCATCCATGGACTTGAGTAACTGCAGAGGAGCGTTACGGTAAACAGATGTATTTCCACAGTTGCCAGCTGTCATTATATCTTCTACAACGGGAACAGAGCCGTAGGAGCAAGCCTCATATATTCTATAACATTCTGTGTTTACTCCTACTGGGCACAATGTGAGATCACTCTGGAGCAAAGCATCTTGATAATTCTTAAGGCTTTCATTTGTTTCCTGAGGCTGCCAcctaaaaaaatcaggaaaacaactTAGTTTTCACTTTATTAAGCATgtcttttatgaaagaaaatgccAGCTACGGGGAATGGCAAACACATTACAGAGATGACAGGcaagagagataaataaaatcctgccCAAATagatttcttgaaaatatttaagaatttgaaGAGTATACAGTGACACGTTTAAATCTAATAGTCATCATAAAATTTCTGAATGAATGTGAATCcagccaatatttttttaaatcttaagtaatctctacacccagtgtggggcttgaactcacaaccctgagatcaagagtctcactcttggggcacctgggtggctcaggttgtgatcctggggtcctgggactgagttctgcaCTGGACTCTCTGTGGGaatcctgctccttcctctgcctgtgtctctgcctctctctctgagtctcttctcatgaataaatacataaatcttaaaaaaaaaaagtttcacactctatcaactgagtcagccagggaCCCCCAGCCAGTATTTTCTGAGTGCTGGTTCTTCTTTCTCTACCCCACCCTCCAAGATCTGGCTCTTATCAAGCTTATATTCTAGTTCTGGTGATAGAGATGGATAATAATCAAGTCAGGTCAGTATATTATTAGGTGTTAAGtactattaagaaaaataaagcagagtagTGAGGAGGGAGTTTCTTAGCCAGCAGTATTGCAGTTTTAAATAGGTTACCTGGGAACGTCTCATTGCAGGGGCGTCTGAGCACAGAGCTAGAGGTGAGGCAGCAAACCACACAGACATTTAAGGGGACAACCGAGGGCAGCACAGGTATAAAAGCcatgagaggggatccctgggtggctcagtggtttagagcctgttttcagcccagggcatgatcctggagtcccgggattgagtcccatatcgggctccctgcatggagcctgcttctccctctgcctgggtctctacctctctctctgtgtgtctcttgtgaataaataaaatctttaaaaaaaaacacaaaagccatGAGACAGTGTGTGCCTGGCAAGTTCAAGGAACAGCAAGGCCAGAGGGTCTGAAGCAGAGTAACCgaggggagaggtagaggagaTGAAGTCAGAGCATCCCATCATGGGGGCTTGTGATCTGAGGCATGACTGACATAGCCTCTAATTCTAATTTTATCAGAATTAATCTGGCCCCCATGTTGAGAATAGACTGTACAGGGCCAAGGGCAGCAGGTAAGAGGCCAGACATTCTCTCCTGACTGTTCCTAAtttctctgtgaaatgggcaaTAGGGTCAAAATGTAATGAAGAGAGAAGAAGGTATAAAACAGTCTTGTAGGAGAGTGGGGGAGTACATGGACAACGGAAACATGATTGCTGACACTCTGGGCACTTGAGAATCAaggccatgtatttttttttttaagaatttatttatttatttatttatttatttatttatttatttatttatcattcattcattcattcattcagagagagagagaaagagatacagagacacatgcagagggagaagcaggctccacgcagggagcccgcaggacttgattctgggtccccaggatcacacctgggctgcaAGCGCCacctgctgcgccaccagggctgcccaaggtcatgtattttttaaagagattttatttatctatttatgagagagagagaaaaagagagagagagaaagagagagagaaagagagaatgagtggggggagagggagaagcagactccccactgagcagggagccttatgtggggcttgatcccaggaccccaacaccatgacctgagcagaaggcaaatgcttaactgactgagccaccaggtgccgtGAGGTCATGTATTTAAAGCCAGGTCTATTGGCAcaattctctctgtgtgtgtgtttggctgCATGGTGCAGGTACGGAGCAGGTAAGAGAGCTAGATTTAGCCAGAGTTAGGGTTTGCTACACTAGGGAACTAGGGAGCTGGATGTATATCGGTCATAGTTGACCAGGACATTTAAGtggggaaaagaaggaagtaaagatGAGGTGAGTAAAGGACAGTGAAAAGGTGGTAGGAACAATGAATTATAAATCCCAGCTGAACTGTTGTAGTCAGATAGATACAGGGAGTAAGCTGGAATGATAGAAAAATCGTGGTTACAGAGAGAGATGCTGGAACTTGAGACCACAGAGAAGATGAGGCGTGTATGATAAGGTCTATGAAATGATGAAATGAGCGTGACACTGAATGGCCGAGGCCAGGTGGAGAACCAGACGGAAGACTGGGGGTAAAGGAACTGTAAGACAGAGGTGATGGAAGGACCATCTATGTAGATTCGGAATCACCAAGAATTAGGTTGGAGTAACATGGGAGAGAGTGAGAATGTGCCAGAACTAAACTCTCCGCAGAATTAAGGAGGTAAACCCCAGGGTCAGTAAATGACTTCAAAGAAGAAGAGCAATGAACAGTTTTGTTTGCTGACATGATACTCACAATGGGAGGTTTTagggagggaaaagggagaatgGTCTGGAAGCAGCAATGAGAAGCAAGGAGGACACCTACTCCACCTCATGGCTCAATGTTGTTAGAGGAATTACAAGAATAAGTCTATTCCTGTGATCAACTTTGATATTTTGCACTGGcttcattcattcctttcctGGGACACTGTCCCTGGTGGCGTTTTATAtttgctttccctctgcccagactACTCTCCTCCTAAATAGACACAGGGCTCAGGCCTGCACCTTCTTCAGGCCTGGACTTTTTATACTCGAGCTTTCTGTGGCCATTCTACAACAGCAGATACTCCACTCCTGGTCCCTAGTCCTCTCTACATCTCTCCCCTGCTGAACTGTTTTTCCATGGCATCTATCATCTTCTTTTCAACGATATATTTTCCTGGTTTGTCTCCTCCAACAAACATTTAAGTTCTAAGAAGGCGTGGACTTTTGCCTgatttgttcactgctgtattcttCATGGCTAAGATAGTTTCTGGCATATAGCAGTTGCCTGAAAAATAGATGTTTACTGAATGGCTATAGCATGGTAACACTAACTCGGTTGTTAGAGTTGGGAGTTATACTTTCAAAAAGAGAGTATCTGCTACAATGAATATATTTGTAGATCTGGAAGGGCATTTCTTCTCTGATGACTCTACACATGAAAAcgcatttgtttatttaaaatcaaaaggcataatttcaaaatttcttccTTTACTCCATGAATACCTATTTCATGATAACCATGCAAAAGATGGAGGAACGTTGACCCTAttaaatccatccatccatccatccatccgctCCCCATTTATCCTAGGCCTGTTTTGTGCAAGGGCCTATGTTAGATCTGGGGATTCAAAGAATACTGTGTCCTGTTCTCCTGTCCTCAGGGTTGTGTCAGTTTCCTGAAGGTGTGAGGACTAATTCATGCCATTCTTGGAACTCTGAAAAACCGGTCTGCTGAACATCTCAGGGGTGAACTGAAGACCTTATTGCCAACTGACTGAGGCATCTTGAACAACTGACATTTGCATTGGACGGTTCCTAGCATTCCTCTTCAGGGTGGACCATAGCTATAGGAGATTCTCCCCACTTTAAATGCATACAATCCAGTTTCTACACAGCCTTAATTACTGAATTTATAGAAGTATCTTCTGGAAAAAGACTGGTACTAATGAAGTTAACAATGTCTTTTTAGAAACCTGTGCTGCTACAAAAAGCAACTCTCAGACTGGAGAACAAAACAGGTGAATCAAGTAAACATAAGAACTTACTGTTCTCTTACTGAAACCCAACAGAGCTTATCATTCCCATCTTGTTTCAAAATGTTCATTAGTGCTTGTCTGGATGAATTTTCATAAACTGTTCCTAAGAAATTACATAAGTAGGGCCTTTCATTATGCAGCATTGACCAACTCGCCTCCACCACAGGAAAATTCCTGTATCTACAAAAATAAGTACATATGAGTTAACAATGTATGACAACAAGATTGGCAGATTATCATATAACCTAACATCATAGGTAGCATGATGATACAGAGAGAAGAGATCtcaagtatgattttttaaaccCCAAACTGTAATTTTCCATGCTTACTTTGGAAAAGTCCCTGAATCtactgactgaaaaaaaaaaaaaacaaaccttaaatTGACATCTTTTACAAAATTGCTGTAGAGACTAAATGCCTgaaacactttgtttttttatacACCTCAACTTCCATACACTTGTAGTCAAGGAAGGTTGACTTCAAGATCTTCAAAGTATAAATAATCCACATTTATAAAGATCACAATTTAATGAATGTTTTAGCCAGGTTATGGAAAGATTATAGAATACACATTGCTATAGGAAAGAgctccaattttctttctttatatttaattaattaattaattcattcattcattcgagacagagagagagagaggcagagacacaggctgagggagaagcaggctccatgcagggagcccgatgtgggactcgattctgggtctccaggatcatgccctgggctgaaggtggcgctaaactgctgagccacccaggctgcccaaaaactagctttaaaaaaataataaaacataaaaaaaaaaaacccttgcatACCAACAGGAGAGGCCTGTCGCAACTGACCTATTCTTATGGGCATCTGGAAACAATCAGACACCAAACTGGGTGCCTGACATACAAGCTTCCCATAAGGGAGAAGctttatgtaatattctataaCCGGTTTTTTCAACCTTGGCATTACTGCCATCTTGGGCCAGTTCATTTTTTGTTGTGGAGCCTGTTTTCTAccttgtaggatatttagcagcatccttggccagCCTCTACCTACCAGGTGGCACTGTCGCCTCCACCTTCCACTTGTAACAATCAAAAATCCAGACACCGTCAAATGTCTCCTGGAGGACAAAACAGCTTcaggttgaaaaccactgatttattaaaaaaaaaaaatattggtctAGTCCAACAAACACAGAATTACAAAGAATTTCCATTCAATGTATGGAAATTGTATGAAGAGACTATATAGTGTTACTGTGAAAGAGTAATTTACAATGAAATTGTAAAATGAAATTGTGAAAGCATTTTACAATGAGCTCTACTCAAGGCAGAGAATTTTCAAAGGGTCTTATATCTGGCTATACTTAATATAAACCTTTTTGTCTGATGCTACCACAAACCTACTAAGTTGGAATACCACAGGGTAGGCCAGGAAATATGTCTGTTAATATGCTTCTGTGGTGATGCTGTGTAGCCAATTAAGCAGCAATTTAAGCCCACATCTGGTAACAAGTGAtgagaatgaataatgaatatctGATTCAAAAAGCATGTTAGCGAGATTTTTTGTAATTCATCCATTTGACAAGTTTTCATTGTCTACTCTGTGCAGGCTTGGTTTTAGACTCTGTCGACACAGAGAACAAGAGACAAAACGTCCTTGGGAAGTTTATGGCCTTGGGAAGTTTATGTACTAGTGCTGGCTCTAAGTTTAACTTACCTTAAAGTCAACTTAATTAAAAACTCTCTATTAACAGAGAGATAAAAAATGagctttccattttatagaaagaCTTTATAGACATATATAGAAGCCTTAGTTAATACTTAATTAACTCCTACTATTATAGAAGAGATCTGTGCAAGTTCAATCAGTCTCAGTGGCGGATCTGAGCGTATTATGATCCTCTCAAATCCAAAGGTATGCTATGCTCCTGATTTAACATGCTTTACCagtaagatttttgtttgtttttactgtaaaTTATATAGACTCTGTAGTTGCTTTAAGATCTGTCTGCCATTTTCTATTAAACATCTCTTTAGGGCACTCCTGATAAACCTGAACATTCATCCTATGCCTTGGAATTTTTAACTTAATCTTCTTTCCTTATCAAAAGCTAAAATatgctaggggtgcctgggtggctcagtcagttcagtgtccaactcttgattttggctcagatcatgatctcagggttgggagatccaGCTCCAAGTTGGGGTCTgtgctgggcaggaagcctgcttaagattctctctctcatttccctctgcccctcttccccactcactctctctctttctcccaaaaaacaaaaacaaaaacaaaaagcaacccctccccccaaactaaagtactttaaaaacatcattatTACTACTGAAGCATGAGgccaaatcatatttttttccatggaAAAGACTGTACCGGGCTTCCCAGATGATCCCAGAActacattttttacaaatttaaagtaCAATCTTCCTGATTCAGAAATTCAGGTCTTAGGTCTAGAAATACGTAATAATATTTTGTACTTACGTTGCCACTCCTAACGGCCACTGAAAGATATCTACGTCATTAATCCAGGGGCTATCATATATTATGAAAAGCACCTCCACAAAGCCTCCATTTCTTTTGAGGAactggtttatccattcattattaCAATGTTCGTTTCCAAGCAACACGACAGCAATATGATGGAGTTTTTGGGTTTGCACTAAATTTTGTACATAAAGTAACCACTGGGTGGCATAAAAGATCTTAGCTTTTTCTCTTCCGTTTAGAACGAGTACCACATTATTCACATCGATGGGAAAGTACCCTGGGACTACAGCTGGGCCAGTGATGaagctgttaaaaacaaaacaacaaaacaagaacaagagataaacagaaacagaacaaaggTAATTGAGATCAGaagtttttaatcattttatataaaatctacaATGAGATTTAATCTGTATTCTTTCTAGAGATATATTTCTATAACACAAGTTTTTTTGAACAAGTTTGTAGGATACATCATGGCTGTGGGTTAATGGGAAGCTTTGGTGGTAGGAAGGTCAATTGCACATGGCAATCAGAAATGTGGTAGCTTTGTTGTTACTTTTAACCACATTCAGAATAAGTGGTGGCTAGAATTTAAGCTAGTAAACTATTCACAGTTGAGTGTGAAACTCTATTTGTATAGTTCCTCCTGGAAAGGTATTTAAATCAGTAGTTCTCATCTCTTTTATGGTGTGAGTGACTGTTATGCGCTCTATCTGAATGAAGTGTAAGTGATGAATTGAGAAACTGGAGGATGGCATTCTACACATCCGTGGAGGTTaccaggaagaagggaaaaggaactGGGGAATAGTACAAAGAAAGCTTCCTTTTTACAGggaatatttaattcttttaag of the Vulpes lagopus strain Blue_001 chromosome 5, ASM1834538v1, whole genome shotgun sequence genome contains:
- the RXYLT1 gene encoding ribitol-5-phosphate xylosyltransferase 1 encodes the protein MRLTRKRLCSFLIALYCLFSLYAAFHVFLGRRRRAPAASTRGLRKGAAPARDRRGREQSTLGSEEWNPWEGDEKNEQQHRFKTSLQILNKSTKGKTDFHVQIWGKAAIGLYLWEHIFEGSLDPTDVTAQWREGNSVVGRTHYSFITGPAVVPGYFPIDVNNVVLVLNGREKAKIFYATQWLLYVQNLVQTQKLHHIAVVLLGNEHCNNEWINQFLKRNGGFVEVLFIIYDSPWINDVDIFQWPLGVATYRNFPVVEASWSMLHNERPYLCNFLGTVYENSSRQALMNILKQDGNDKLCWVSVREQWQPQETNESLKNYQDALLQSDLTLCPVGVNTECYRIYEACSYGSVPVVEDIMTAGNCGNTSVYRNAPLQLLKSMDAPFIFIKNWNELPAVLEKEKTLILQEKIQRRKMLLDWYQHFKTELKMRFTNILESSFLMNNKGFTLGRQHCVVERQLWSQNLG